In a single window of the Anaerotruncus rubiinfantis genome:
- a CDS encoding molybdenum cofactor guanylyltransferase, with protein sequence MNLWQLLTSRCAGDILWELREECGLEQAELLQGAALLRALQICAPEYAAGGMLVPVSLNSPAGPVWRVVDGAGDPISCSSREELLAMEISLTNGCDADLTAALCLVELLCLPAAGTVPFPAPNGVAALLLAGGQSRRMGENKALLLLGGRSLLVHAMEALSPFPEKYLSVDRIGRYEDCGNFLPLPDEFPGTGPLGGLCTAMRHAKAAYLAVCPCDTPCVTRAFLLYLCGLREGYDAVVPVTRDGRPHPLTAVYAVGTREMLAEQLAAGERSVMRFLEKLCVRYVPLAQTPFDDRVLTNVNTRALYERLLDAK encoded by the coding sequence ATGAATCTGTGGCAACTGCTCACTTCCCGCTGTGCCGGGGATATCCTGTGGGAGCTGCGGGAAGAATGCGGACTGGAACAGGCGGAACTCCTGCAGGGCGCCGCGCTTTTGCGCGCGCTGCAGATTTGTGCGCCCGAATATGCGGCGGGAGGGATGCTTGTCCCCGTTTCGCTGAACAGCCCTGCCGGCCCTGTCTGGCGGGTGGTGGATGGGGCGGGCGATCCCATTTCCTGCAGCAGCCGGGAAGAGCTGCTCGCGATGGAAATCTCCCTGACTAACGGGTGCGACGCGGATCTCACCGCAGCCCTCTGCCTCGTGGAGCTGCTCTGCCTCCCCGCTGCTGGTACCGTCCCTTTCCCCGCTCCCAACGGGGTTGCCGCACTGCTTCTGGCCGGCGGCCAAAGCCGCCGGATGGGCGAAAACAAGGCGCTGCTTTTGCTCGGGGGACGCAGCCTGCTTGTTCACGCGATGGAAGCGCTCTCGCCCTTCCCCGAGAAATATCTCTCGGTCGACCGCATCGGTCGGTACGAGGACTGCGGCAACTTCCTTCCTTTGCCCGACGAATTCCCCGGGACAGGTCCGCTCGGCGGGCTCTGCACCGCGATGCGGCACGCGAAGGCTGCCTACCTCGCAGTCTGCCCCTGCGACACCCCCTGTGTCACCCGTGCGTTCCTGCTGTACCTCTGCGGGCTGCGGGAGGGATATGACGCGGTGGTCCCGGTCACGCGGGACGGCCGTCCCCACCCACTGACGGCCGTTTACGCCGTTGGAACGCGGGAAATGCTCGCGGAACAGCTCGCCGCCGGGGAGCGCAGCGTGATGCGGTTCCTCGAAAAGCTCTGTGTGCGGTATGTCCCGCTCGCGCAGACCCCCTTCGACGACCGGGTGCTCACCAACGTCAACACGCGTGCGCTTTACGAGCGGCTGCTCGATGCAAAATAA
- a CDS encoding DUF4363 family protein, translating to MKRLWIALCIIALIIGVSAAGLFHLMRITDEMEASLSDLSAAIEEGSNARIIHLAEQFQSQWQENEKLLLRYIHHEALDAIDSTTARLPALARYEDYGELAAEVARLQELIDHVYDSEVPNFRNIF from the coding sequence ATGAAGCGGCTGTGGATTGCGCTTTGCATCATTGCGCTGATCATTGGGGTCAGCGCGGCCGGGCTTTTCCATTTGATGCGCATCACCGATGAGATGGAAGCCTCCCTGTCCGATCTTTCCGCCGCTATTGAGGAGGGAAGCAATGCTCGGATCATCCATTTGGCCGAACAGTTCCAGTCCCAGTGGCAGGAAAATGAAAAGCTGCTCCTGCGGTATATCCACCATGAAGCGCTCGACGCGATCGACAGCACAACGGCGCGCCTTCCCGCGCTCGCCCGATATGAGGACTACGGTGAGCTGGCCGCCGAGGTGGCCAGGCTCCAGGAGCTTATCGACCATGTCTATGATTCTGAAGTACCAAATTTCAGAAATATCTTCTGA
- a CDS encoding MmgE/PrpD family protein: protein MVDRAKKIALHAIAAALAANGVPMSGRAIELGRQFNGGEQGTATAWISGTRLSMANAAFVNGAITDMLDWEDCSWTGHPSAGVIPSAWACCEGQKKSGKDFITAVVAGYEVYQRIAMAIQNPKGQAAGNGWGLTSWQIFAALVPAIKLFDLDLERANQALGFGTAASTICGCLHHTTMSDAYHYLHGFRARDGIELALTAKSGVENYQDCFDDPKAYAVHMTPDHRPEWYTKELGERYLILDTLLKHWPANMWNQTAVELAYVMTEKYGISPEDIDEIILDPPTQLRMAIRPEGYTSLTQAQFSIPFCIAAMLYDRTPGAQWYSAENMKDPKVLALAQRVKSGPSEQHTLGGSFIIWQNGSYPMKTMTIKTKNGKVYEEQMDTHPGHPQQMMSWEELGSRFRIQSASVLTPAQQDAAISAIEKLEDCGDLSTICHLFARQ from the coding sequence GTGGTCGACCGCGCCAAGAAGATCGCCCTGCATGCGATCGCCGCGGCGCTGGCCGCCAACGGAGTCCCCATGTCCGGCCGTGCCATCGAACTTGGCAGGCAGTTTAACGGCGGCGAACAGGGCACCGCGACCGCCTGGATCAGCGGCACGCGCCTGAGTATGGCGAACGCGGCTTTCGTCAACGGCGCAATCACCGACATGCTCGATTGGGAGGATTGTTCCTGGACCGGCCATCCGTCGGCCGGCGTGATCCCGTCTGCATGGGCTTGCTGTGAGGGGCAGAAGAAATCCGGCAAGGATTTCATCACCGCCGTCGTCGCCGGCTATGAGGTCTACCAGCGCATTGCCATGGCAATCCAGAATCCCAAGGGACAGGCCGCCGGCAACGGCTGGGGGCTGACCAGCTGGCAGATCTTCGCTGCGCTGGTCCCGGCCATCAAGCTCTTCGACCTGGACCTTGAGCGCGCCAACCAAGCGCTCGGCTTCGGCACCGCCGCCAGCACCATCTGCGGCTGCCTGCATCACACCACCATGTCTGACGCCTACCACTACCTGCACGGCTTCAGGGCCCGGGACGGCATCGAACTTGCGCTCACCGCCAAAAGCGGCGTCGAGAACTACCAGGACTGCTTCGACGATCCCAAAGCCTATGCGGTACATATGACCCCCGACCACCGGCCCGAGTGGTACACCAAAGAACTGGGCGAGCGCTACCTCATTCTCGACACCCTGCTCAAGCACTGGCCAGCCAACATGTGGAATCAGACCGCCGTCGAGCTCGCCTATGTGATGACAGAAAAGTACGGTATCTCGCCCGAAGACATCGACGAGATCATCCTCGACCCGCCAACCCAGCTGCGCATGGCCATCCGCCCCGAGGGCTACACCTCGCTGACCCAGGCGCAGTTCAGCATCCCGTTCTGCATCGCCGCAATGCTCTACGACCGCACCCCCGGCGCACAGTGGTACTCGGCCGAAAATATGAAGGACCCGAAGGTCCTTGCGCTGGCGCAGCGGGTCAAGAGCGGCCCAAGCGAGCAGCATACGCTTGGCGGCAGCTTCATCATCTGGCAAAACGGCTCCTATCCGATGAAGACGATGACCATCAAGACCAAGAACGGCAAGGTCTACGAGGAGCAGATGGACACCCATCCGGGCCACCCGCAGCAGATGATGTCCTGGGAGGAACTCGGCAGCCGCTTCCGCATCCAAAGCGCAAGCGTCCTCACCCCCGCGCAGCAGGACGCGGCGATCAGCGCCATCGAAAAGCTTGAGGATTGCGGAGACCTCTCCACAATCTGCCACCTCTTCGCCCGCCAGTGA
- the mobB gene encoding molybdopterin-guanine dinucleotide biosynthesis protein B, with the protein MHPMLFAVSGVKNSGKTTLTVRLVRALTEAGFRVATIKHDGHDFSADLPGTDSYRHKQAGAVSTIIYSHAKLLMVRDREELSFSEICAFAPDCDFLILEGGKSSPLPKIEVVRAGISVRPVCDPATLLAIATDLPLTHPTVPVLALDDLPGLVKIILHWKQNQEEEPS; encoded by the coding sequence ATGCATCCCATGCTTTTCGCAGTGAGCGGCGTCAAAAATTCCGGCAAGACCACCCTCACCGTCCGGCTGGTCCGAGCGCTCACCGAAGCGGGATTTCGGGTCGCGACCATCAAGCACGACGGACACGATTTCTCCGCCGACCTGCCCGGGACCGACAGCTACCGTCACAAGCAGGCGGGTGCTGTCAGTACCATTATCTATTCCCATGCGAAACTGTTGATGGTGCGCGACCGGGAGGAGCTCTCCTTTTCGGAAATCTGCGCGTTCGCGCCCGACTGCGATTTTCTGATCCTCGAAGGAGGAAAAAGCTCCCCACTGCCAAAGATCGAGGTGGTGCGCGCGGGCATTTCAGTCAGACCGGTCTGCGACCCTGCGACGCTGCTCGCCATCGCGACCGACCTGCCGCTCACCCATCCGACCGTCCCGGTGCTGGCGCTCGACGACCTGCCGGGACTTGTAAAAATCATCCTGCACTGGAAGCAAAATCAGGAGGAGGAACCCTCATGA
- a CDS encoding spore germination protein yields MFQKWKNLFAPPQAYIPPQANDALEKKLESSLLERLIDVRAMFPDSGDLVIHELEVCGVPCAMLMCEGMVSTATFSKIFALPLTTVKLENPSPQAVFEWVRRQSLMAPDQKEIHTYAELFRFMMSGFVVLLIDGIEAGSVFGIQGFSGRSVGEPTSEVNVRGSQEGFIEMLRPNMSLLRRRIKSPDLIFDMFELGTKSRTDCMLVYLKDMVSPALLREVKYRLSKVKIDVVLETGYIQPFLDDKPLSLFSGVGYTERPDTLCAKVAEGRIGILMDGTPYALIVPYLFNENFQSADDYSHRPYFATFIRWLKYAAFFFSILLPGLYVGVGTFHPELLPDTLLMSLVASEESTPFPLMIEALVIFFIYEIMREAGLRMPRAVGHAVSIVGALVIGDAAVTAGIIGSPMVMVVAITAISSFVVPSLYEPVTILRFAFILIGGLTGLFGIALGMCAVLVNLCAVNPLGVPATAPATPFSLYSMRDVLFRWSWRTLAREDLRVQDLAGSDIRDDKAKEE; encoded by the coding sequence ATGTTTCAGAAATGGAAAAACCTGTTTGCGCCACCGCAGGCATATATTCCGCCGCAGGCAAACGATGCGCTCGAGAAAAAGCTGGAATCCAGCCTGCTCGAGAGGTTGATCGACGTGCGCGCGATGTTCCCGGATTCGGGTGATCTTGTCATCCATGAGCTCGAGGTGTGCGGCGTGCCGTGCGCAATGCTGATGTGCGAAGGCATGGTTTCAACCGCGACCTTTTCCAAAATCTTTGCCCTGCCGCTGACCACCGTAAAGCTGGAAAACCCGTCGCCGCAGGCGGTTTTTGAATGGGTGCGCCGCCAGTCGCTGATGGCGCCCGACCAGAAGGAAATCCATACCTATGCCGAACTGTTCCGGTTTATGATGTCCGGCTTTGTCGTGCTGCTCATTGACGGGATCGAAGCCGGTTCGGTTTTCGGCATTCAGGGCTTTTCCGGCCGCTCGGTGGGCGAGCCGACGAGCGAGGTCAATGTGCGCGGCAGCCAGGAGGGCTTCATCGAGATGCTGCGCCCAAACATGTCGCTTTTGCGGCGCAGGATCAAATCGCCCGACCTCATTTTCGACATGTTCGAACTCGGCACCAAAAGCCGTACCGACTGCATGCTGGTCTATCTGAAGGATATGGTTTCGCCCGCGCTTTTGCGGGAGGTGAAATACCGGCTTTCCAAGGTGAAGATCGATGTGGTGCTCGAAACCGGCTATATCCAGCCGTTTTTGGACGACAAACCGCTCTCGCTTTTTTCGGGCGTCGGCTATACCGAACGGCCGGATACCCTCTGTGCGAAGGTCGCGGAGGGCAGAATCGGAATCCTGATGGATGGCACGCCCTATGCGCTTATTGTTCCATACCTCTTCAATGAGAATTTTCAGAGCGCCGACGACTATTCCCACCGGCCGTATTTCGCCACTTTCATCCGCTGGCTTAAATATGCGGCATTTTTCTTTTCGATCCTCCTGCCAGGGCTTTATGTCGGGGTCGGCACCTTCCATCCGGAGCTTCTGCCCGACACGCTGCTCATGAGCCTGGTCGCCAGCGAGGAATCAACCCCGTTCCCATTGATGATCGAAGCCCTGGTCATTTTTTTCATCTATGAGATCATGCGGGAAGCGGGGCTTCGCATGCCGCGCGCGGTCGGCCATGCGGTGAGCATTGTGGGCGCGCTGGTCATCGGGGACGCGGCCGTAACCGCGGGTATCATCGGTTCGCCGATGGTGATGGTCGTGGCAATCACTGCGATCAGCTCGTTTGTTGTGCCATCCCTTTACGAACCGGTCACCATCCTTCGCTTCGCTTTTATCCTTATTGGTGGGCTGACCGGGCTTTTTGGAATCGCGCTCGGCATGTGCGCGGTGCTGGTGAATCTGTGCGCGGTGAATCCGCTTGGCGTGCCTGCCACAGCGCCCGCCACACCGTTTTCACTCTATTCGATGCGGGATGTGCTCTTTCGTTGGAGCTGGCGGACACTTGCCAGGGAGGATCTGCGCGTACAGGACCTGGCCGGGAGCGACATCCGGGATGACAAGGCAAAGGAGGAATAG
- a CDS encoding Ger(x)C family spore germination protein: MKRALLITLLLTALLTGCMNSVRLNDRGVVEAVAVDRTEEGLYTAVLQLAGQTQDGDKPPASSELLQEGGGTLTDLFSRAAVKRGKSLFFGSCRLILIGEDAAREGVNEVLDFFNANHQITPAVTVAVVKDKAENLLMAQEKDPALTADRILDIIQNARQNGFAPESRLMDLVGAIHSDYSSGTLALVELSGETAAASSSEAQGGSSREDPSKAQETFLPNGEKTDTPDTKSDQKESGKPEIQLAGSAVFSGDRLVHLLNPQQTRGLAWVKGKIKNTALSVADENLGIVAAVTNRVKARVIPERMGDTLVFHIAVEVHSGAYETVLNTGDRMTAEQKRYAAALQARDIRREIESAIHATQGQGYDPLGLTQLVKQRLPEYYLEHASDWETVFTGCGYNVVVGCEIDRSGVDNKLL, from the coding sequence ATGAAACGGGCACTGCTCATTACCCTGCTCCTGACAGCGCTGCTGACTGGCTGCATGAACAGTGTACGGCTTAATGACCGCGGTGTGGTCGAAGCGGTTGCGGTCGACCGTACGGAGGAAGGCTTATATACCGCGGTTCTCCAGCTGGCCGGGCAGACACAGGATGGGGATAAACCGCCGGCCTCGTCCGAATTGCTTCAGGAGGGCGGCGGGACGCTGACCGACCTTTTCAGCCGGGCTGCGGTCAAACGCGGAAAATCGCTGTTTTTTGGAAGCTGCCGGCTGATCCTCATCGGGGAGGATGCCGCCCGTGAAGGAGTCAATGAGGTTCTGGACTTCTTCAATGCAAACCATCAGATCACTCCGGCGGTGACGGTTGCGGTTGTGAAGGACAAGGCGGAAAACCTGCTGATGGCGCAGGAAAAGGACCCCGCGCTCACGGCGGACCGGATTCTGGACATCATCCAAAACGCGCGGCAGAACGGCTTTGCACCGGAAAGCCGGCTGATGGATCTGGTCGGCGCGATCCACAGCGACTATTCCTCCGGGACGCTCGCATTGGTGGAGCTCAGCGGGGAAACAGCTGCTGCGTCCTCCTCCGAAGCGCAAGGCGGCTCCTCCCGGGAGGACCCCTCCAAAGCACAGGAGACATTTCTTCCAAATGGGGAAAAAACGGATACGCCAGATACAAAATCGGACCAAAAGGAAAGCGGCAAGCCGGAAATCCAGCTTGCCGGTTCGGCGGTATTCTCAGGCGACCGCCTGGTCCATTTGCTGAATCCACAGCAGACCCGCGGGCTTGCATGGGTGAAGGGAAAAATTAAGAATACCGCGCTTTCGGTTGCCGATGAAAACCTTGGTATTGTCGCGGCGGTGACCAACCGTGTAAAAGCGCGGGTAATTCCGGAACGAATGGGGGATACCCTTGTATTTCACATTGCGGTGGAGGTGCATTCCGGCGCGTATGAAACGGTGCTCAATACCGGTGACCGAATGACGGCGGAACAGAAACGGTACGCCGCCGCGCTGCAGGCACGGGACATCCGCCGGGAAATTGAAAGCGCGATCCATGCCACCCAGGGACAGGGATACGACCCGCTCGGGCTCACCCAACTGGTGAAGCAGCGTCTGCCGGAATACTATCTGGAGCATGCTTCGGACTGGGAAACGGTGTTTACTGGGTGTGGCTATAATGTTGTGGTCGGCTGTGAAATCGACCGTTCCGGCGTGGACAACAAGCTCCTATAG
- a CDS encoding GerAB/ArcD/ProY family transporter has product MQGKIRDISGAQLVMLLFVSRLFTLFTFIPKSGQAVSGSTALLTILLAAAATLLLILPYLWLCRKGGQDILAAAFSASRFYGVLVSACYGTFCILMAGYTASHFEFFMTSTVYQNAPPWIFLLCLIPAAAYAARLGLEAFSRFGVFVFILMLAVIALICGALIPEMDLVNVVSPFLEGEEAVFSGTMQAVTANAEAVVFILLCSRAGKGSGKTFIWYVVLAAIFYEILSFSVLAALGDYAKTRLFPLYTAATVAQISVFGRLDILHIAMWVCVAFLRAAAYLYCALVCLRRIFHKLPYAAAAAIVAVGAGGLAFFTSTDMRYLNEAGRLLMNGVPFGVLVVLIPLITALFLKKGGKSV; this is encoded by the coding sequence TTGCAGGGAAAGATCCGTGATATTTCCGGCGCACAGCTTGTGATGCTGCTGTTTGTGAGCAGGCTTTTCACACTGTTCACCTTTATCCCGAAATCCGGGCAGGCGGTCTCCGGTTCCACCGCGCTGCTCACCATCCTGCTGGCCGCCGCGGCAACCCTTCTTCTCATATTGCCATACCTCTGGCTTTGCAGGAAAGGAGGACAGGATATACTGGCCGCCGCATTTTCGGCCAGCCGCTTTTACGGCGTGCTGGTCAGCGCCTGCTACGGCACCTTTTGCATTCTCATGGCAGGATATACAGCGAGCCACTTTGAATTCTTCATGACCAGCACAGTCTATCAAAACGCCCCGCCGTGGATCTTCCTTCTGTGCCTCATCCCGGCCGCGGCCTACGCCGCCCGGCTGGGACTGGAGGCGTTTTCACGATTCGGCGTGTTTGTCTTTATCCTGATGCTGGCGGTCATTGCGCTGATCTGCGGCGCGCTTATCCCGGAGATGGATCTTGTGAACGTGGTCAGCCCGTTTCTGGAGGGAGAGGAAGCGGTTTTTTCGGGTACCATGCAGGCGGTCACCGCCAATGCCGAAGCCGTCGTCTTTATCCTGTTATGCTCCCGCGCCGGGAAAGGAAGTGGAAAGACTTTTATCTGGTATGTCGTTCTGGCGGCCATTTTCTATGAGATTTTATCCTTTTCGGTGCTGGCCGCGTTGGGCGACTATGCCAAAACCCGTCTTTTCCCGCTCTATACTGCCGCGACAGTGGCTCAGATTTCGGTATTTGGACGGCTTGATATCCTGCATATCGCTATGTGGGTGTGCGTGGCGTTTCTGCGCGCGGCTGCCTATCTCTATTGCGCGCTCGTCTGCCTGCGCAGGATTTTTCATAAGCTTCCGTACGCGGCCGCGGCGGCCATCGTAGCAGTGGGGGCAGGGGGATTGGCCTTTTTCACCTCAACCGACATGCGGTATCTGAATGAAGCGGGCAGGCTGTTGATGAACGGGGTTCCGTTCGGCGTTCTTGTGGTCCTGATCCCGCTGATCACGGCGCTGTTTTTAAAAAAAGGGGGGAAATCCGTATGA
- a CDS encoding maleate cis-trans isomerase family protein — protein sequence MMGQPLSVGLICPGGGVKNPENEMGKYKPDDVTILAERIPLAKIDVEVLSRFADEADGAAVRLAERGAQVIALNCTSGSFIRGAGYDREIIERLERSCGLPVTTTTTAVTEALTTLGIRKMAMVTPYPDAVNEIEIRFMRDSGYDVLSCKGLGIVQMNLVAQVPFDRIYSAVRDAFTPACEGIFVSCAGFRVIDYIRGLESDFGRSVVTSNQATLWKLMRMMGRTEDLKAGSLFTK from the coding sequence ATGATGGGACAACCGCTGTCCGTCGGGCTAATCTGTCCCGGCGGCGGGGTCAAAAACCCCGAAAACGAGATGGGAAAATACAAGCCGGACGACGTCACCATCCTTGCCGAACGCATCCCGCTCGCCAAGATCGACGTCGAGGTGCTCAGCCGCTTCGCTGACGAAGCCGACGGAGCGGCGGTGCGGCTCGCTGAACGCGGCGCGCAGGTCATCGCGCTCAACTGCACCTCCGGCAGCTTCATCCGCGGGGCTGGGTACGACCGCGAGATCATCGAACGGCTCGAGCGCTCCTGCGGCCTGCCTGTCACCACCACGACCACCGCCGTCACCGAGGCGCTCACAACCCTCGGCATCCGCAAAATGGCAATGGTCACCCCCTATCCCGACGCGGTCAACGAGATCGAAATCCGGTTTATGCGAGACAGCGGTTATGACGTTCTTTCCTGCAAGGGACTGGGCATCGTCCAGATGAACCTTGTGGCGCAGGTCCCCTTTGACCGGATCTACAGCGCGGTGCGCGATGCCTTCACCCCCGCATGCGAAGGCATCTTCGTGAGCTGCGCCGGCTTCCGGGTGATCGACTACATCCGCGGGCTCGAGAGCGATTTCGGCCGGTCGGTCGTCACCAGCAACCAAGCCACCCTCTGGAAGCTGATGCGGATGATGGGCAGGACCGAGGACCTCAAAGCCGGAAGCCTTTTCACC
- a CDS encoding DUF421 domain-containing protein, which yields MLIVFIRVLIIYALIIVSLRLMGKRQLGQLQPSELVVTILVSNIATMAIEDANVPLIGGIIPILTLVSFDVVISAITLKFRKARRFISGTPRVIIRDGKIDQQELKELRFTIDDMMEQLRGNNIFDIRDVAFAIVETTGKLSVYQKFDAQTVTAKMLNLQGQPADDAPPVVLISDGVVIDSGLKYCNLKYEWLEKTVTENGYNTKDIFLMTCNRQADYLIVPVEEAPNKKKEADE from the coding sequence ATGTTGATCGTCTTTATCCGGGTGCTCATTATTTATGCGCTCATCATCGTCAGCCTGCGCCTGATGGGAAAACGCCAGCTTGGTCAGCTGCAGCCGTCCGAACTGGTGGTCACCATCCTCGTTTCAAACATTGCGACGATGGCCATTGAGGACGCCAACGTCCCGCTCATCGGAGGCATCATCCCCATCCTGACGCTCGTCTCCTTCGATGTGGTCATCTCCGCCATCACATTGAAATTCCGCAAGGCGCGCCGCTTCATCTCCGGGACGCCCCGCGTCATCATCCGGGACGGAAAAATCGACCAGCAGGAACTTAAGGAGCTGCGTTTCACCATCGACGATATGATGGAGCAGCTCCGCGGGAACAATATCTTCGATATCCGTGACGTGGCTTTTGCCATCGTTGAAACAACCGGAAAACTTTCCGTCTATCAGAAATTCGACGCGCAGACGGTGACCGCCAAGATGCTGAACCTGCAGGGCCAGCCCGCAGACGACGCACCTCCGGTCGTACTCATCAGCGACGGCGTGGTGATCGACAGCGGGCTCAAATACTGCAATCTGAAATATGAATGGCTCGAAAAAACCGTCACCGAAAACGGCTACAATACCAAGGATATCTTCCTTATGACCTGCAACCGCCAGGCGGATTATCTGATCGTGCCGGTGGAAGAAGCGCCGAATAAGAAAAAGGAGGCGGACGAATGA
- the nrdR gene encoding transcriptional regulator NrdR has product MKCPYCGYVESKVVDSRPTDESERIRRRRECLKCERRFTTYEIIETTPLVVIKKDKSRESFDAGKLLAGMVRACEKRPVSLAVLEQAVGDIEMVLHNSLEKEVPSYKIGELAMEKLREIDEVAYVRFASVYRQFKDIDSFMKELQAILEARTGAQKDKNVD; this is encoded by the coding sequence ATGAAATGCCCATACTGCGGTTATGTGGAAAGTAAAGTTGTCGATTCGCGTCCCACCGATGAATCCGAGCGGATCCGCCGCCGACGGGAATGCCTCAAATGTGAACGGCGTTTTACAACTTATGAAATCATCGAAACAACGCCATTGGTCGTTATCAAAAAGGACAAATCGCGCGAGTCTTTCGATGCGGGCAAGCTGCTTGCGGGAATGGTGCGCGCCTGCGAAAAACGCCCGGTTTCGCTGGCGGTGTTGGAGCAGGCGGTGGGCGACATCGAGATGGTTCTGCACAACTCCCTGGAAAAAGAGGTCCCTTCCTATAAAATCGGGGAGCTTGCGATGGAAAAGTTGCGGGAGATCGACGAGGTGGCCTATGTGCGTTTCGCCTCAGTCTACCGGCAGTTTAAGGACATCGATTCGTTTATGAAGGAATTGCAGGCGATACTGGAAGCCCGTACGGGCGCACAAAAGGATAAAAACGTAGATTAA
- the glp gene encoding molybdopterin molybdotransferase MoeA, producing the protein MNTNIGRFYQKYSGKNQRKEHVRMRIGVELEEGVRLLLERTQPIERVEELPLERTRGRILAEDVFSPMDLPPFDRSPLDGYAVRSADVAAATSEAPAKLRVIGTECAGDYFAGHVGAGEAVNIMTGAAIPAGCDCVIRQEDTDDGMPFVRIFHPARHHDNFCFQGEDVKKGTLLLRRGEKLSYVSIGVLASLGFTRTRVYTPPRILLLNTGSELIEPGEQAGPGQIYNANRYLLETRLQELGFSPKVLPACRDESASAARVIAEALPEADLVLTTGGVSVGKKDIMHEVLQLLGAETLFWRLLMKPGMPMLGAIADNKPLLCLSGNPFAALATFELLARPVLSRLARDESLVCRTGEGIMQSDFGKPSPKRRFIRAQCKNGFVDVSRGNHSSGAISSMLGCNVFIDIPAGSGGLRQGDRVRLVWL; encoded by the coding sequence ATGAACACAAATATCGGCCGGTTTTATCAAAAATACAGCGGAAAGAACCAGAGAAAGGAGCATGTGCGGATGCGCATCGGTGTGGAATTGGAGGAGGGGGTTCGCCTCCTGCTGGAACGGACCCAGCCCATCGAACGGGTGGAGGAGCTGCCGCTCGAGCGGACGCGCGGACGGATTCTCGCGGAGGATGTCTTTTCCCCGATGGATCTGCCTCCCTTTGACCGCTCCCCGCTCGACGGTTACGCCGTGCGTTCCGCCGACGTTGCGGCAGCCACGTCCGAGGCTCCTGCCAAACTGCGGGTGATCGGAACCGAATGCGCCGGGGATTATTTTGCCGGACATGTGGGCGCGGGCGAAGCGGTCAACATTATGACCGGCGCGGCAATTCCCGCAGGCTGCGACTGTGTCATCCGCCAAGAGGATACCGACGACGGCATGCCTTTTGTACGGATTTTCCATCCGGCCCGGCATCACGACAACTTCTGCTTTCAGGGGGAAGATGTAAAAAAGGGGACGTTGCTGCTGCGGCGCGGCGAAAAACTTTCCTACGTTTCAATCGGGGTGCTCGCATCGCTCGGGTTCACCCGTACGCGCGTTTACACGCCGCCGCGCATTCTGCTGCTCAACACCGGCAGCGAGCTGATCGAGCCGGGTGAACAGGCGGGTCCTGGCCAAATCTACAACGCCAACCGCTATCTTTTGGAGACGCGGCTACAGGAACTCGGGTTCTCGCCCAAGGTGCTGCCCGCCTGCCGGGACGAATCCGCGTCCGCGGCGCGCGTCATCGCTGAGGCGCTGCCCGAAGCCGATCTCGTACTGACCACCGGCGGCGTCTCGGTCGGCAAAAAGGACATCATGCACGAAGTTCTGCAGCTGCTAGGGGCTGAAACACTCTTCTGGAGACTATTGATGAAGCCGGGGATGCCGATGCTCGGTGCGATCGCGGACAATAAGCCTCTGCTCTGCCTCTCTGGCAATCCGTTCGCGGCGCTCGCCACCTTCGAGCTGCTCGCGCGGCCAGTGCTTTCCAGGCTCGCGCGGGACGAAAGTCTCGTCTGCCGCACCGGCGAAGGGATCATGCAGAGCGACTTTGGAAAACCCAGCCCCAAACGGCGGTTTATCCGCGCCCAATGTAAAAACGGCTTCGTGGATGTCTCGCGCGGCAACCATTCCTCCGGCGCGATCTCATCGATGCTCGGCTGCAACGTTTTCATCGATATCCCGGCCGGAAGCGGCGGGCTGCGCCAAGGGGACCGGGTCCGGCTCGTCTGGCTCTAA